Proteins encoded together in one Telopea speciosissima isolate NSW1024214 ecotype Mountain lineage chromosome 4, Tspe_v1, whole genome shotgun sequence window:
- the LOC122657628 gene encoding purine permease 3-like, whose product MEMEPGMEVSHQEVVKKEDAKIKKALKRSLLLLNCAMLGIGNCAGPLLLRLYFVHGGKRIWFSSWLETGGWPVILFPFAASYLKRRRSKGRGDSHDATRLFLMKPFVFIACAIIGILTGLDDYIYAYGVSLLPVSTVSIIIASHLAFTAVFAFLLVRQSFTPFSINSIALLTVAGVVLGLNTSVDRPANESNKQYLIGFFMTIAAAALYGLVLPLVELTYKKAKQTITFSLVIEMQLVISIFATLFCTIGMLVNKDFQVIPREAREYELGEAKYYLVVAFTAIIYQFFFLGAIGVIFYGSSLFAAVIICSVLPITEVIAVFIFQESFTAEKGVSLALSFWGFASYLYGELKANKKSNEILEPENP is encoded by the exons ATGGAGATGGAGCCTGGTATGGAGGTTAGCCAccaagaggtggtgaagaaagaGGATGCAAAGATAAAGAAAGCCCTCAAAAGAAGCCTCCTCCTGCTAAACTGTGCCATGTTGGGCATCGGCAACTGTGCCGGACCCCTTCTACTACGGCTCTACTTCGTCCACGGTGGCAAACGAATTTGGTTCTCAAGCTGGTTGGAGACGGGTGGTTGGCCCGTCATTCTATTCCCTTTTGCAGCTTCTTACTTGAAGCGCCGCCGTAGCAAGGGAAGAGGAGATTCACATGATGCCACGAGACTCTTCTTAATGAAGCCCTTCGTCTTCATCGCCTGTGCTATTATCGGCATCCTCACCGGACTGGACGACTACATCTACGCCTACGGCGTGTCCCTTTTACCTGTTTCGACTGTTTCCATTATAATTGCAAGTCATCTGGCCTTCACTGCAGTCTTTGCTTTTCTTCTAGTTAGGCAAAGCTTCACCCCTTTCTCCATCAATTCGATCGCGTTGTTAACCGTGGCGGGCGTGGTGCTTGGCCTCAATACAAGCGTCGACCGCCCGGCTAATGAGTCCAACAAGCAGTATCTGATTGGTTTTTTCATGACCATCGCGGCGGCAGCATTGTATGGGCTGGTTCTTCCCTTGGTGGAGCTGACTTACAAGAAAGCCAAACAGACCATTACCTTCTCTCTCGTTATTGAGATGCAAttggtcatttccatctttgCAACTCTTTTCTGCACAATAGGGATGCTCGTCAACAAAGACTTCcag GTAATTCCAAGAGAGGCAAGAGAGTATGAACTTGGGGAAGCCAAGTACTACTTGGTGGTGGCATTCACTGCAATTATTTatcagttcttcttcttgggAGCAATTGGTGTCATTTTTTATGGCTCCTCATTATTCGCTGCTGTCATAATTTGCAGTGTACTACCAATCACAGAGGTCATAGCCGTTTTCATCTTCCAAGAGTCATTCACAGCTGAGAAGGGGGTTTCTCTCGCACtgtcattttggggttttgcctCCTATCTCTATGGTGAGCTCAAAGCAAACAAGAAAAGCAATGAAATTCTAGAACCTGAAAATCCTTGA